One Deltaproteobacteria bacterium genomic region harbors:
- a CDS encoding OmpH family outer membrane protein produces MKKFLTILAVVMAVIAPYVSAYGAEPGTKIGYIDLQKILLESNEGRQAKAALEKQFASRKAELDAKKKELETMQKSLETQSAILSESALQEKQAEFVQKRDSFLQMVQKYEKELQEKDGELTKHIIGQLQGIIQGIGIRDHYTLILEKTQSGILYAPKNEDLTDRVMKLFNEQTAKAKK; encoded by the coding sequence ATGAAAAAGTTTTTAACAATATTAGCGGTGGTAATGGCAGTGATTGCACCTTATGTATCGGCATACGGTGCAGAGCCCGGTACCAAGATCGGGTACATAGATCTTCAGAAGATTCTTCTTGAATCAAATGAAGGCAGGCAGGCAAAGGCAGCACTTGAAAAACAATTTGCTTCAAGGAAAGCAGAACTTGATGCAAAAAAGAAAGAGCTTGAAACAATGCAGAAAAGCTTAGAGACGCAGAGTGCCATCCTTTCAGAAAGCGCACTTCAGGAAAAGCAAGCCGAGTTTGTACAAAAAAGAGATAGTTTTTTGCAGATGGTACAAAAGTATGAAAAAGAGCTGCAGGAAAAGGACGGCGAGCTTACAAAGCATATAATTGGACAACTTCAGGGTATAATACAAGGAATCGGCATCAGGGACCACTATACCCTTATACTGGAAAAGACTCAAAGCGGTATTTTGTATGCTCCCAAGAATGAGGACCTAACGGATAGGGTGATGAAACTCTTTAATGAGCAAACAGCAAAGGCTAAAAAGTGA